A region from the Triticum aestivum cultivar Chinese Spring chromosome 3D, IWGSC CS RefSeq v2.1, whole genome shotgun sequence genome encodes:
- the LOC123080769 gene encoding cysteine-rich receptor-like protein kinase 10 isoform X1 — translation MKFLPSVHLPCHPWMAMVILPLLLLLVPLAAAQWSSCSKSDDYKSNSTYEANLSLLSSTLPKKAASSTTLFATGIMGNVPDIVYALTLCRGDSNASACESCVTTAFQDLLRLCPYKKNAAVYYDPCMLKFSNKNFLATTTVNDPLFIVNTKNFTTNADITQRLLFTLINSTAQLAANSLRRFTTSRLDVGSSPTLYCLMQCMPDLIPHDCESCFQDILNSTLEYLGGKQGGRVLGTRCYMRYEMYPFFQGDPTLRIINLAPHVPTINNTTTPATVYPQSQPPDAAPPPEGKVTVQEHNGRKSHKRALWIIVVVATLLSILMCFICFIVWKRRKGKVSINNQAATNRPEEYALVWRLEERSSEFTLFDFPEILQATHNFSKENLLGQGGFGPVYKGQLPDGMEIAVKRLASHSGQGFTEFKNEVELIAKLQHNNLVKLLGCCIQGEEKLLVYEYFPNKSLDFFIFDENRTTLVDWEKRRVIIEGIAQGLLYLHKHSRLRIIHRDLKASNILLDQDMNPKISDFGLAKIFSSNDTQGSTKRVVGTYGYMSPKYASEGIYSIKSDVFSFGVLLLEILSGKRNSRFHQCEDFLNLLGYFICFLQSWHLWEGGSWLKLLDVSIVTEVHTTEARRYINIALMCVQESADDRPTMSDVVAMLNSESVIIPEPNPPAYVNVRVSKVHQSASVVVPCSNNDVTITEEPDGR, via the exons ATGAAGTTCCTACCATCCGTGCATCTGCCTTGTCACCCATGGATGGCCATGGTtatcctccctctcctcctcctcctcgtgccaCTCGCCGCTGCTCAATGGTCATCCTGCAGCAAGAGCGACGACTATAAATCTAATAGCACCTATGAAGCCAACCTCAGTCTCCTCTCTTCAACCCTCCCGAAGAAAGCAGCGTCCAGCACCACCCTCTTTGCAACCGGCATCATGGGCAATGTTCCGGACATTGTCTACGCCCTCACGCTCTGCCGCGGGGACTCTAACGCCTCCGCCTGCGAGAGCTGTGTAACTACCGCGTTTCAGGACCTCCTGCGGCTCTGCCCGTACAAAAAGAATGCTGCCGTGTACTACGATCCGTGCATGCTCAAGTTCTCGAACAAGAATTTTCTCGCCACCACCACCGTCAATGATCCACTCTTCATCGTGAACACTAAGAACTTCACGACGAACGCCGACATCACCCAGCGATTATTGTTCACGCTTATCAACAGCACGGCTCAATTAGCCGCGAATAGCTTGAGGAGGTTCACTACCTCGCGCTTAGATGTTGGTTCCTCCCCAACGTTGTACTGTCTTATGCAGTGCATGCCCGATCTGATTCCCCACGACTGCGAGTCCTGCTTCCAGGATATCTTGAATAGTACGCTCGAGTACCTGGGTGGTAAGCAAGGTGGCCGAGTTCTGGGGACACGGTGTTACATGAGGTACGAGATGTACCCCTTCTTCCAAGGGGACCCTACGCTGCGTATTATCAACTTGGCCCCTCATGTTCCGACGATCAACAACACTACGACACCAGCTACCGTGTACCCACAATCGCAGCCACCAGATGCAGCACCACCCCCGGAGGGAAAAGTGACCGTCCAAGAACATAACG GACGCAAATCACACAAGAGGGCGCTGTGGATTATTGTTGTGGTGGCTACACTGCTGTCAATACTTATGTGCTTTATCTGTTTCATTGTATGGAAGAGAAGAAAAG GAAAGGTAAGCATAAACAATCAAGCTGCCACGAATAGGCCGGAAGAATATGCACTGGTTTGGAGATTGGAGGAGAGGAGTTCAGAGTTCACACTCTTTGACTTTCCTGAGATATTGCAAGCTACACACAACTTTTCCAAAGAAAATCTACTTGGGCAAGGTGGTTTTGGCCCTGTCTACAAG GGCCAACTACCAGATGGAATGGAGATTGCTGTTAAAAGGCTTGCCTCACATTCAGGACAGGGTTTCACAGAATTCAAGAATGAAGTTGAACTTATTGCAAAACTACAACATAATAATCTGGTAAAGCTTTTGGGATGTTGCATTCAGGGAGAGGAAAAACTATTGGTGTATGAGTATTTTCCAAATAAGAGCTTGGACTTCTTTATATTTG ATGAAAACAGAACAACTTTGGTTGATTGGGAAAAAAGACGAGTCATAATCGAAGGGATAGCCCAAGGTCTTCTATATCTTCACAAGCACTCTCGATTGCGCATCATACACAGAGATCTCAAGGCCAGCAACATTCTCTTGGACCAGGACATGAATCCTAAAATTTCTGATTTTGGCCTAGCAAAAATTTTCAGCTCCAATGACACTCAAGGAAGCACAAAGAGGGTAGTGGGAACATA TGGTTATATGTCTCCGAAGTATGCATCTGAAGGCATTTACTCAATCAAATCCGACGTTTTCAGCTTTGGTGTGTTGCTTCTTGAGATCCTTAGTGGAAAAAGGAATTCTCGTTTCCATCAATGCGAAGACTTTCTTAATCTTCTTGGATAT TTTATTTGCTTCTTGCAGTCATGGCATCTCTGGGAAGGAGGAAGTTGGCTTAAGCTTCTAGATGTATCAATTGTTACAGAGGTCCATACAACAGAGGCTAGAAGGTACATTAACATTGCACTGATGTGTGTACAAGAGAGTGCGGATGATCGACCCACCATGTCAGATGTTGTTGCGATGTTAAACAGTGAGAGTGTTATTATTCCAGAGCCTAATCCTCCTGCATATGTCAACGTAAGAGTATCTAAGGTACACCAATCAGCTAGTGTTGTTGTTCCATGCAGTAATAATGATGTAACCATCACCGAGGAGCCTGATGGGAGATAG
- the LOC123080769 gene encoding cysteine-rich receptor-like protein kinase 10 isoform X2, translating to MKFLPSVHLPCHPWMAMVILPLLLLLVPLAAAQWSSCSKSDDYKSNSTYEANLSLLSSTLPKKAASSTTLFATGIMGNVPDIVYALTLCRGDSNASACESCVTTAFQDLLRLCPYKKNAAVYYDPCMLKFSNKNFLATTTVNDPLFIVNTKNFTTNADITQRLLFTLINSTAQLAANSLRRFTTSRLDVGSSPTLYCLMQCMPDLIPHDCESCFQDILNSTLEYLGGKQGGRVLGTRCYMRYEMYPFFQGDPTLRIINLAPHVPTINNTTTPATVYPQSQPPDAAPPPEGKVTVQEHNGRKSHKRALWIIVVVATLLSILMCFICFIVWKRRKGKVSINNQAATNRPEEYALVWRLEERSSEFTLFDFPEILQATHNFSKENLLGQGGFGPVYKGQLPDGMEIAVKRLASHSGQGFTEFKNEVELIAKLQHNNLVKLLGCCIQGEEKLLVYEYFPNKSLDFFIFDENRTTLVDWEKRRVIIEGIAQGLLYLHKHSRLRIIHRDLKASNILLDQDMNPKISDFGLAKIFSSNDTQGSTKRVVGTYGYMSPKYASEGIYSIKSDVFSFGVLLLEILSGKRNSRFHQCEDFLNLLGYSWHLWEGGSWLKLLDVSIVTEVHTTEARRYINIALMCVQESADDRPTMSDVVAMLNSESVIIPEPNPPAYVNVRVSKVHQSASVVVPCSNNDVTITEEPDGR from the exons ATGAAGTTCCTACCATCCGTGCATCTGCCTTGTCACCCATGGATGGCCATGGTtatcctccctctcctcctcctcctcgtgccaCTCGCCGCTGCTCAATGGTCATCCTGCAGCAAGAGCGACGACTATAAATCTAATAGCACCTATGAAGCCAACCTCAGTCTCCTCTCTTCAACCCTCCCGAAGAAAGCAGCGTCCAGCACCACCCTCTTTGCAACCGGCATCATGGGCAATGTTCCGGACATTGTCTACGCCCTCACGCTCTGCCGCGGGGACTCTAACGCCTCCGCCTGCGAGAGCTGTGTAACTACCGCGTTTCAGGACCTCCTGCGGCTCTGCCCGTACAAAAAGAATGCTGCCGTGTACTACGATCCGTGCATGCTCAAGTTCTCGAACAAGAATTTTCTCGCCACCACCACCGTCAATGATCCACTCTTCATCGTGAACACTAAGAACTTCACGACGAACGCCGACATCACCCAGCGATTATTGTTCACGCTTATCAACAGCACGGCTCAATTAGCCGCGAATAGCTTGAGGAGGTTCACTACCTCGCGCTTAGATGTTGGTTCCTCCCCAACGTTGTACTGTCTTATGCAGTGCATGCCCGATCTGATTCCCCACGACTGCGAGTCCTGCTTCCAGGATATCTTGAATAGTACGCTCGAGTACCTGGGTGGTAAGCAAGGTGGCCGAGTTCTGGGGACACGGTGTTACATGAGGTACGAGATGTACCCCTTCTTCCAAGGGGACCCTACGCTGCGTATTATCAACTTGGCCCCTCATGTTCCGACGATCAACAACACTACGACACCAGCTACCGTGTACCCACAATCGCAGCCACCAGATGCAGCACCACCCCCGGAGGGAAAAGTGACCGTCCAAGAACATAACG GACGCAAATCACACAAGAGGGCGCTGTGGATTATTGTTGTGGTGGCTACACTGCTGTCAATACTTATGTGCTTTATCTGTTTCATTGTATGGAAGAGAAGAAAAG GAAAGGTAAGCATAAACAATCAAGCTGCCACGAATAGGCCGGAAGAATATGCACTGGTTTGGAGATTGGAGGAGAGGAGTTCAGAGTTCACACTCTTTGACTTTCCTGAGATATTGCAAGCTACACACAACTTTTCCAAAGAAAATCTACTTGGGCAAGGTGGTTTTGGCCCTGTCTACAAG GGCCAACTACCAGATGGAATGGAGATTGCTGTTAAAAGGCTTGCCTCACATTCAGGACAGGGTTTCACAGAATTCAAGAATGAAGTTGAACTTATTGCAAAACTACAACATAATAATCTGGTAAAGCTTTTGGGATGTTGCATTCAGGGAGAGGAAAAACTATTGGTGTATGAGTATTTTCCAAATAAGAGCTTGGACTTCTTTATATTTG ATGAAAACAGAACAACTTTGGTTGATTGGGAAAAAAGACGAGTCATAATCGAAGGGATAGCCCAAGGTCTTCTATATCTTCACAAGCACTCTCGATTGCGCATCATACACAGAGATCTCAAGGCCAGCAACATTCTCTTGGACCAGGACATGAATCCTAAAATTTCTGATTTTGGCCTAGCAAAAATTTTCAGCTCCAATGACACTCAAGGAAGCACAAAGAGGGTAGTGGGAACATA TGGTTATATGTCTCCGAAGTATGCATCTGAAGGCATTTACTCAATCAAATCCGACGTTTTCAGCTTTGGTGTGTTGCTTCTTGAGATCCTTAGTGGAAAAAGGAATTCTCGTTTCCATCAATGCGAAGACTTTCTTAATCTTCTTGGATAT TCATGGCATCTCTGGGAAGGAGGAAGTTGGCTTAAGCTTCTAGATGTATCAATTGTTACAGAGGTCCATACAACAGAGGCTAGAAGGTACATTAACATTGCACTGATGTGTGTACAAGAGAGTGCGGATGATCGACCCACCATGTCAGATGTTGTTGCGATGTTAAACAGTGAGAGTGTTATTATTCCAGAGCCTAATCCTCCTGCATATGTCAACGTAAGAGTATCTAAGGTACACCAATCAGCTAGTGTTGTTGTTCCATGCAGTAATAATGATGTAACCATCACCGAGGAGCCTGATGGGAGATAG